The Salegentibacter mishustinae genomic interval GTAAAACCTATAATTTTATAATCTTTACCCTGAGTTTTTAGCGGGAAGCTTATATTTTCATTTTCTTCCCATTCCTCTTTTAACTTTGCAAAAGCTTCATCGAAAGATAACCCATTGGCCTGCCCTTTATTAAATTCAAGCCAGTTGTTTTTGGCTTTTTCGCACAACTTTTTAAAAACACCGGGTGCAACATCATATATTACTTTTTTATCTTCCGTAGTATTAGGCTTTATACCTTCCACAAAATCTTCATATCCGAATGATTGATGAAAAGTTGTAAACACTATTTGCCCATTTTCAAACAGTCGATCATATTCTAAAACTATCGATTTTCTTTTTTCCATTTCATTAGAACCACTCGCTGAAAAGTCTGGATTTACAATGTAGACAGCTAAAGATTTGGTTTTGTAAGTCTTTCCAGTTCCCGGAGGGCCGTATAATATCTGGTTTAATGGATAATTAAATTTATTTTCTGTAAAATCAATGACTCTATTCTCTGAGACTTCTCCATTTCGAGTAAACTCCACATCGTAATAAGGCTTGAATAGCGTTTTATTCGCTTCCGATAAATCAGTTATCTCTACAAACGTCGTATTACCACTTGGCATCCAGGAACGCGTATCCTCTTTTAAATCCCTAGTATGATTTTGTAGCGGTGATTTAACCTTTTCTAGTTGTCTTGCTATATAACCTTCCTCATCAATTAACTTCTCGAGGGGTTCATCTAATTTTTCATAGCCAGATTTAATCTGATACAAGCCATCAAGCTTATCTTTACCATAGGTTACATATACGTAATCACCAACCTCTGCTTCTTTTTTAAAACGATCTCCCTGGCTAAGGCCTGTCTGTTCATGCATTACGCCAATAGAACGAAATAGAATCTCATTTACGATTTTTTTGTCCCTAAATTTTTTACTCTTGTAAAAAGTTCCCATTGATAATTTATATAATTTATGGGAATTAAGATTAATCTGCTTTATATCCTTAAACCAATTTTCAATAATTTCATCTTTATAAATGACCTCTTTTAAAGCGTTATTTGTGGTAGAGGCCTCCTGGTTCCAATTTTTGAATTTTGTTGTTGAGGAATATTCGTATTCAGCCTTCGTACAGGCAATAAAATCATCTAAAAAATCAGGAGTGAGATTTCTAAAAGTGTTAAGATATAAACGAACTAGCGCATGTTTCTTGTTATTAGCTTCGGCAAAATTAGAGACTTTAAAAACTGGTAAACTTGATTCGTTTTTTTGAAAATATTCTTCGCTAAGAATAAAACCCCATGTAGTTTTACCTTCCTGATTTTTAAAAGTAAATATTGGTTTCATTCCAATTAATAACATTGCCTCATTTTCACGGGTTATTGCAGCTCTAAATTTTTCGTGGTCGATGTTTAAGTCACGAATAACAATACTCGCAAATAATAACCAGTCCTGAAAACTATGTTTGTCTTCTAAATCATTATAGAATTGTTTTAACTTTTTTTTCTCTTCCTGGGTATATCTCATATTTGATAATGTCTTTGAAAACTTTTCGTCTAAAAATTTAAAGTAATTTTTCCGCCCTAAAATTGCTCTGGGAATTCCATTGCTATTTTGCTTATCATATCTATAAAACTCACGGTTTCTAAGCCTTCCCTCTTTATGTGTAATATTATTTATAATAAAAGACTTTAGCTTCTCCACTTCTACTTTAGAAACCTGAAAAAGTTCCCGAGATGGGAAAAAAGCATCTATTTCTTCTAACTTGGATATGACTGAATCCTTATTATCTCCCAAATAATTTTTATAAGAATTAGGGGCCTTATGAATTAACCAATTAGCGAATTGAGTTTTAATGTTTTTTACTAGATTAGTAGATTCTTCCATTGTTGCTAATTATTAATAAGATGTTTTTATTTTTAAAATACTAAAAAAGGTAATAGATAAACCTGTTAAAAACTTTCCGTTTTATTTTGAGTAGTCTACATATCCACATAACAAAAACCAGTCTTTTTTTTAACTTTCCTATTTTATATTTAATAACTCCTTAATTATATCATGCTTAAATTTACTTAAAGGTCTTTTATGATAGTTATCTCGTTCGGTTTCGATGCCAAATATCAATCTATATTTCTCCGCCTCTGACATTACTAAATTTCCTTTTTTGAATGTTTTATTAAAAAGTATATCTAGATAATTTTGGGAATACTTATATCTTAAATCTATTAAATCCTGTAGTTCCCTTGATGCATGTCCTTTGTACAAAAGTTCGGTTTGCAATTCATCAGCAGTCCTTTTTATTTTGGGGTTGAAGGGAGATTGTTTTATTTGTATTATGTTTTCTCGAAGAGATTTTTTGAAGAAGCTGAATTGAAAAAGATCTGATATTTCTTCATCCACATACGGATGAAAATGATCTTTTAAATTAAGTGGATTCTCTCCTTTTATAGATGACCCATTGCAAATTGAACAAGATGGAATTAAATTATAGAAAGATAACGCCAATAGTGGATAAGTCCCTTTTGGAAACCAATGACCAAATTGCGGAACCATTCCACTATTTTCACCATTCTTCTTTAAGGTGAAAATATATTGTCGATTACAGTATGTACACGTATCCCTGCTAAGCTTAGTAGCAAGGGTATAATTCTGTTTAGTTTTTAAAAACCATTTAGTATAACCTGATTCAACAAATAAGGACTTTGCTTCATCATTAAATTTTTTTAGTTTCTCAAAGTATTTCTGGGTATTCTTTTCTATTCCTTTTGTATAATCTTTCACTAAAGAGCAATTGATATCAAAAATTTTCTTAGGATCTCCTTGTATTAAACCAGCAACTATTGAATCATTATTAAGTAATTCCCTAAAGTTTTCATCCAATCCTCCTTTCTTCTGCATTTTAGAATTGCAAAATTCACATTCTGAATTCAAACATTTGTGCCCATTAGGATTCCTTTTGGTTCTCCGACCTTTAACTTTTATCTTTAGCCAGCATATTACTTTAGGACTGTACTCCTCTAATGATTTTTTTTGGCTACCTAGATATATCATTCTACTTCAAAATTAATTTCCAAACCCATTTGTTCTGCCATTTTTTTAAGTCTATTCTTTTTATCCTGTTCATTCAGTTCTTTCTCAAAAATACTAAAGAACATATCCTCTAGTTTTTGGCGCAAAAGAGGTTCATCAATTAAAGAAATGATCTTCTTATGTTTTTCTTTTTTTTCTACGTCTCGATCCTTATCATTTAACCAGCCTATAGTTTCTTCAATTTTATTTTTTGCAAAATCACCCATTAAACCGTCTTCAATAAAAAATGAGTCGGATAAAAGATCTGTTATGTTAGCTCCAAAGGACCTAGTTAGGTTACTATTTTGACTAGGCGTGTAAAGTTCTGACGGACCGTTATTAGATTTTTTTAAATAAATTATATTCTCCTTGGCTAAGTCAGTCAAAGTCAAAGGATCGTGTGTGCTAAATATTATCTGGATTTCATTTTGTTTAAATTCTTGCCTTTCTGTTTTGGGAAGATTAGCTTTAAATATTTCGGGAAGTAATTTTCTAATCGCATTAACAAACTTCTTTTGCCACAAAGGGTGAAAACCTATAGTAGCTTCATCCAAAAGTATTATCTGATATCTATTTTCCTGAAACGCATCTAAATCATGAAAGTAGGCCAACAAATCAAGTAAAATTTCTTCCCCTTGCGACAAGGAATAGTTTGGTTGAATAGTAAAAATTTCTATATACTTAAAGCCTTTAAAATCGGAGGTCCAAGATCTATAGTTCTTCTCTAAATTCACCTTTAAATTAAAAAAATCTTTCTTTAATAAGTTATCTAATGATTCCTTATTAATAATGTTATTCTCTGGAAGCATTGAAAGCAGCTTTAAACCATCTTGAATAAATGCCGTTGCAGTAGTTTCCTTCTTCTTTGTTTTCCTTAATATTTCTTCTCTGAGTTTCGTAATTAGAAAAGTAATGCTAGAAAAATCTTTTATTTTAATTTTAGAAAGTAACTCTTCCTCTATCTGATATGAATGGCCATTTTCCTCGATTATTGAAATGATCCGAGACATTATGTAAATTTTTTCTCCAACTAAACAACGAAAGTCATCTTTATAAAGATTATCATATTCAGATAAGAAATTGATTCTTTCTTTATACTTTCCATTCTTAATCTTT includes:
- a CDS encoding McrB family protein; protein product: MEESTNLVKNIKTQFANWLIHKAPNSYKNYLGDNKDSVISKLEEIDAFFPSRELFQVSKVEVEKLKSFIINNITHKEGRLRNREFYRYDKQNSNGIPRAILGRKNYFKFLDEKFSKTLSNMRYTQEEKKKLKQFYNDLEDKHSFQDWLLFASIVIRDLNIDHEKFRAAITRENEAMLLIGMKPIFTFKNQEGKTTWGFILSEEYFQKNESSLPVFKVSNFAEANNKKHALVRLYLNTFRNLTPDFLDDFIACTKAEYEYSSTTKFKNWNQEASTTNNALKEVIYKDEIIENWFKDIKQINLNSHKLYKLSMGTFYKSKKFRDKKIVNEILFRSIGVMHEQTGLSQGDRFKKEAEVGDYVYVTYGKDKLDGLYQIKSGYEKLDEPLEKLIDEEGYIARQLEKVKSPLQNHTRDLKEDTRSWMPSGNTTFVEITDLSEANKTLFKPYYDVEFTRNGEVSENRVIDFTENKFNYPLNQILYGPPGTGKTYKTKSLAVYIVNPDFSASGSNEMEKRKSIVLEYDRLFENGQIVFTTFHQSFGYEDFVEGIKPNTTEDKKVIYDVAPGVFKKLCEKAKNNWLEFNKGQANGLSFDEAFAKLKEEWEENENISFPLKTQGKDYKIIGFTESSIQFEKASGGTGHSLSISTLRDAYYNRKEIRSTGVGIYYPGILNKLKSYHSEFPDENTPSNRENLRNYVLVIDEINRGNVSGIFGELITLLEPDKRMSREEEISVELPYSKEQFTVPPNVYIIGTMNTADRSVEALDTALRRRFAFEEMIPKPELLKDIIFNGFNLKEVLTTINERIEALVDRDHTIGHSYFINIESGVAEALKHAFENKVIPLLQEYFYNDYEKIALVLGEGFVEKKKSDITFAYPGIEAPEIVESYKLKNVNDIENAVHILLNKKSEESK
- a CDS encoding AAA family ATPase, producing the protein MSNPNIILIYENNDEVIITLNRSLSKPQNTWHKLKFEKEIASIKKGKLETSNHYGYNIWNNLKGPIFTYYNPTSFFNPFLNHQEYKDDRISNYYISKLERGLRLMSNGEIVKNLKLVYPDLPFYQTLMISSNLITDYDLFQAELFLYNTFILNEKTQKIEEVDLQEKIKNGKYKERINFLSEYDNLYKDDFRCLVGEKIYIMSRIISIIEENGHSYQIEEELLSKIKIKDFSSITFLITKLREEILRKTKKKETTATAFIQDGLKLLSMLPENNIINKESLDNLLKKDFFNLKVNLEKNYRSWTSDFKGFKYIEIFTIQPNYSLSQGEEILLDLLAYFHDLDAFQENRYQIILLDEATIGFHPLWQKKFVNAIRKLLPEIFKANLPKTERQEFKQNEIQIIFSTHDPLTLTDLAKENIIYLKKSNNGPSELYTPSQNSNLTRSFGANITDLLSDSFFIEDGLMGDFAKNKIEETIGWLNDKDRDVEKKEKHKKIISLIDEPLLRQKLEDMFFSIFEKELNEQDKKNRLKKMAEQMGLEINFEVE